The sequence CCGCGGATGGTGGCGCCCAGAATATTCATCGAGGCGAGAAAATCGTCACGCATCTCGTAGACGCGGCGGCCAACCGCCTCCAGTGCGCGAATGATGATGTTGGGCGGCCGCGCCGGACCGGATTCGGGTTCGCGCCGGACAGCCTCGCCGACCGCGTCGAGCAGGATGGACGCGATCTCGCTTTGGCCTTGCAGCCGGACCTCGACGTTCTTCTTCTCGAAGGCGCTGACCAGCCGGTCGATCAGCCAGGCGCCGGCGGTATCGATCTTCTCGATTTTCGAAAGATCGAGCGCCAAAGTCTTGAAACCGCTTCGTTTCTCGATCTTGCGCATGTCGGCGTCGATCAGCGCCACGGTCCGTGTCGTCCAGATTCCGGAAAACGCGCAGCCGAGTACGCCAGCCTCCTCGCCGACCGCCACGCGTGGTTGGTGGTCAGCCTCCGAGGCGGCTCTACCGCTTGCGTCGCGCTTGCCGATGGTCAACATGACGTCCTGTTTAGCCTGATGGGTCCGACCTTGTCGATTTGCCGACAACCCTTCTCGCACAGCCGGAGCAGAAAAATATGGCGCGTGTCATTTCGGTTGAGGCCGAGCGTTTTCCGATCGCCGGCAGCTTCACCATTTCGCGCGGCTCCAAGACCGAGGCCGAGGTCATCACCTGCACGATCAGCCAGGATGGCCATAGCGGGCGTGGCGAATGCGTTCCCTACAAGCGCTATGGCGAGACCATGGACGGCGTGCACGCCGCGATCGAGGCCATGCGCGAGCGGATCGCCGGCGGCATCGACCGGACCGCTTTGCTCGACGCAATGCCGGCGGGAGCCGCCCGCAACGCCGTCGACTGTGCGCTGTGGGACCTCGAAGCCAAGATCAGCGGCAAGCCGGTGGCGAACGCAATCTGGCCGGCGCCGCTGCGCCCCTTGGAAACCGCCTACACGCTGTCGCTTGGCGAGCCCGAGGCGATGGCGGCACAGGCCAGCGCCAATGCCGGCCGGCCGCTGCTGAAGGTCAAGATCGGCGGCGACAACGATACGGCTCGGATTCGCGCTGTGACGGAAGCCGCGCCTCAGAGCCGAATCATCCTCGATGCCAATGAGGGCTGGACCGACGACAACATCGTCGCGAATCTCGTATTTGCGGCGGAGCACGGCATTGCGCTGGTCGAACAGCCCCTGCCCGCCGGCCGGGACGAAATCCTGCGCCACATCGCGCATCCGCTGCCTATCTGTGCCGACGAAAGCGTGCATGAGGCGAAGAACCTAGAAACGCTGGTCGGACTCTATGACGCCGTCAACATCAAGCTCGACAAGTCGGGTGGACTGACGGCGGCGCTCGTGCTGCGTGACCGCGCCCGCGAGCTCGGTTTTGGCATCATGGTCGGCTGCATGGTCGGCACTTCGCTTGCCATGGCTCCGGCGGTGCTGCTCGCCCAGGACGCCGATTTCGTCGACCTTGACGGTCCGTTGCTACTTGCCCGCGACCGTGTGCCGGGCCTCGTCTACCAGGGTTCGCTCGTCTCCCCTCCCGACCGGGCGCTTTGGGGCTGAGCGCGCGGCAAGTCCGATCAGCACTAGGCCGACGATCGCGATCGGGATCATCACCAGGAAACCATCGACGCCGAGACGGTCATAGAGCGGGCCGGAAGCCAGCGTAACGGCGGCCATGAAGAAGCCGTTGAAGAAATAGGCGATGCCTTGCGCTGCCCCCGTGCGCTCTTCGGAGACTGTCTCGGCGATCATTTTCTGCAGGCCGATGAGCACCATGGCGACAGACACCGAATGCAGCGACTGCACGGCGAAGAAGCCGGCGATGCCAAGGCCGAGCGGCCACACCAGCGGAAAGAGTATCCAGCGCACGATCGAGCCGATGCCGGCGATCACCATCACCTTGACGACCGACACGGAGGCGAAAATGCGGTTGAAAAGCAGGAACATGCAGACTTCGGACACCACGCCCCAGGCCCACAGCAGGCCGACGACGGAATCGCTGATGCCGATCGATTTCCAGTAGATGGAAACGAAACCGTAAAGGAAGGCGTGGCTGGCGGTGATGATGCCGACGCCAAAGGTGAAGTAGAGGAAATAGGCATTGAACAGGCTCGGCGCCGCGTGCTGGATTTCCGCGGCCGACAGTGGCGAGGCCTTGCGCGGCCGGCCCATGCGCGGCGCCAGCAGCCCGGCGACGAGCGCCGCGGCAAGGGCAAGGACTATGATCACCGGCACTGCCTGGGGACCGGTGGCCGCCAAGATGAAGCCGCCCGCGACATTGGCGCAGAGATAGCAGATCGATCCCCATTTGCGCATGCTTGCATAGTTCGAGCCGAAGCGGCGCACGCCCGAAAGCGCCAGCGAATCGGCAATCGGCGAATGCGGCGTCCAGACAATGGTCAGCCCCAGCGACACAGCCAGCACCATCGCGTAGGTCGGGGTGAGGAAATAGCCCGCCGAGAGCAGCAGGGAGGCTGCCACCAGCGCGACGTAGACATTGGCGCGGTCCCTCGCCCGATCGGCGAGCGTCGTCAGCAGCGGCGTTGTCACCACGCGCAGGAACATGGGCGCTGCCAGAATGACGGCGATCTGCTCGGCGTGAAACCCCTTGGCCTGCAGCCACAGCGGGAAATAGGGCAGATGCGTGCCGAGCGAGATGAACAATGTGCCGAAGATCAGGCTCATGCGCAGTTCGAAGTGGCGCGGCTTGACGAGCTGTTCTGGCGAAAGCGGCGGGAGGGACATGAATCGATCCAATAACGCCGCGCTCAATTGGCTAGCGACGTGGATCGATCCCTTAACATGGCAGAAAACCTGGCGAAACCGGCTGGACCAATCGATTGCCGCTTAAAAGCCGTAGCGGCCTTCGCGTCAGGCCGCCTGCCCGACCCGATCCTCGATGAGCATCGGGATGAAAGGTTCGTCAAACGACTCCGGCAGCACCTGCGCCCAGGTCAGGATTTCCATCCGGCCATCGAAGTGCTCGACGACTGCCGTGCAGCTCTCCACCCAGTCGCCGGTGTTGATGTAGCGCACGTCATCGAAATTCTCGATCGCGGCATGGTGGATGTGGCCGCAAATGACGCCGTCGACATGCGAGCGGCGAGCTTCCTCGGTCAGCACGGTCTGGAACGAGCCGATGAAGTTGACAGCCTTCTTGACCTTGACCTTGGCCCAGGACGAGAACGACCAGTAAGGCAGGCCGAGCAATTGGCGCAGCCGCGTCACCACGCGGTTGACGATCATCGCCGCGTCATAGGCGTGATCGCCGAGATAGGCGAGCCAGCGCTGATTGTGGACGACAGTGTCGAACTGATCGCCATGGATGACGAGCAGGCGCTTGCCGTCGGCTGTTTCATGGATGGCGCGGTCGGCGACAACGATGCCGCCGAAATGCACGCCCTGGAACTGGCGGGCGAATTCGTCGTGATTGCCGGCGATATAGGTGATCGAGGCGCCCTTGCGCGCCTTGCGCAGCAATTTTTGCACGACGTCATTGTGGCTTTGCGGCCAGTGCCAGCTGCGCCGCAGCCGCCAGCCATCGACGATATCGCCGACCAGATAGATGATGTCGGCGTCGTGGTAGCGCAGGAAATCGATCAGGAAGTCGGCCTTCGCCGCCTTCGAGCCCAGATGGACATCGGAAATGAACATGCTGCGGAAAGTGCGGGGCTCTTGGCCTGACATCGCGATTTCACCCTTGCTTTCGCGCAGCCTATGCCCCGATTCATGCAACAACCGTATGACGGTTGCGATTGGTCCAGCCTAAGGACTAGCTTGCCGGCCAAATCACAGGAGAAATCGTCATGGATCTTGGTATCCGCGGAAAGAAGGCCATAGTCTGCGCTTCGAGCAAGGGGCTTGGAAAGGGCTGCGCCATGGCGCTGGCCGAGGCCGGTTGCGATATCGTCGTCAACGGCCGCAACGCCGAACTGGTGGCCAAGACCGCTGCGGAGCTGCGCGAGCGTTTTGACGTGACGGTGACGGAAGTCGTCGGCGACGTTTCGAAACCGGACGTGCAGAAGGCGCTGCTCGCCGCCTGCCCGGAACCCGACATCCTCGTCAACAACAATGGCGGCCCGCCGCTGCGCGATTTCCGCGAACTCGATCGCGCGAAAATTCTCGAAGGCGTGACCCAGAACATGGTGACGCCAATCGAGCTGGTGCAAGCCGTCCTCGACGGCATGGCGAAGCGTGGCTTCGGCCGCATCGTCAACATCACCTCGCTGTCGGTCTATGTTCCTATTCCAGGTCTCGACCTGTCGTCGGGCGCGCGGGCCGGCCTGACCTCCTTCCTCGCGGGGGTGGCGCGGACGGTGATCGACCGCAACGTCACCATCAACAGCCTCTTGCCCGGCAAGCTCGACACCGACCGGCTGCGCGGCCCGCACGAGGCTGGCACATCAGAGGCCCCCGCCGCGGCAGCCGCGCGCAAGACCCGCATCAGCGCCGATGTGCCGGCCAAGCGGCTCGGCACGCCGGAGGAATTCGGCCAGATCTGCGCCTTCCTCTGCTCGGTCCATGCCGGCTATCTCACGGGCCAGAACATACCGGTCGATGGCGGCCTCTACGTCAGCGCCTTCTGACCGAGAGGTCAGCGAGGCGGCGCGACTCATCTGGCATGAAATGGCCGTAAGCATCTGACATCTAGTGATTTTCGACGCGCCGCCACTTAAAGCTGCCGGCGCGTCAATTAGCGTCGCGAAAAATCTTGGCCGCATGCTAAAAGGACTCCCGACACAGGTTTCGAGGGAGCGGCCGCATGGAAGGCGAGAACAAGAAAACGGCACGTTCGGACCTCGACGAAGCCGCCCTCTACTTCCACAAGCACCCGACGCCGGGAAAGCTCGAGATCCAGGCAACCAAGCCGCTCGGCAACCAGCGTGACCTGGCGCTCGCCTATTCGCCTGGCGTGGCTGCGCCTTGTCTTGAGATCCGCGACAATCCGGCAACCGCTGCCGACTACACGGCGCGCGCCAACCTCGTCGGCGTCGTCTCCAACGGCTCGGCCGTGCTCGGCCTCGGCAACATCGGCCCGCTGGCCTCCAAGCCGGTCATGGAAGGCAAAGCGGTTCTGTTCAAGAAGTTCGCCGGCATCGACGTCTTCGACATCGAGATCGACGCTCCCGAGATCGAGCGCATGGTGGAGACCGTCGCCGCCCTCGAACCCACTTTCGGCGGCATCAATCTCGAGGACATCAAGGCGCCGGAGTGTTTTGAAGTCGAGGAACGGCTGAAAGCCCGCATGAGCATACCGGTATTCCACGACGACCAGCATGGCACCGCCATCATCGTCGCCGCCGCCGTGCTCAACGGACTGGAATTCGCCGGCAAAACGATCTCGGACATCAAGGTCGTCACCTCCGGCGCCGGTGCGGCCGCCCTTGCCTGCCTGAACCTTCTGGTGTCGCTCGGCGTGCGCATCGAAAACATCTGGGTCACCGACCGTTTCGGCGTCGCCTACAAGGGCCGCACCGAAGAGATGGACCGCTGGAAAGACCCCTATGTGAAGGACACCGAGGCGCGCACGCTGGCCGATGTCATCCCGGGCGCCGATGTCTTCCTCGGCCTCTCTGCGGCGGGCGTGCTGAAGCCGGAACTGCTGCAGCATATGGCGCCAAAGCCGCTGATCCTGGCGCTCGCCAATCCCAATCCCGAGATCATGCCGGAAGTGGCGCGCGCGGCGCGTCCCGATGCCATGATCTGCACCGGCCGCTCCGATTTTCCCAATCAGGTCAACAACGTCCTGTGCTTCCCCTATATCTTCCGTGGCGCGCTCGACTGCGGCGCCAGCGCCATCAACGAGGAGATGAAGATGGCCGCCGTGCGGGCCATCGCCGCCCTTGCCCGCGAAGAGCCTTCGGACGTCGCCGCACGCGCGTATTCGGGCGAGACGCCGATCTTCGGGCCCGATTTCCTGATCCCCTCGCCCTTCGATCCCAGGCTCATCCTGCGCATCGCGCCGGCCGTCGCCAAGGCGGCCTGCGACACCGGTGTAGCGACGCGGCCGATCACCGACTTCGCCGCCTATATCGACAAGCTCAACCGTTTCGTCTTCCGCTCCGGCCTGGTGATGAAGCCGGTGTTCTCGTCCGCCAAGGCATCGAGCGCCAAGCGCGTCATCTATGCCGATGGCGAGGATGAGCGCGTACTGCGCGCCGCCCAGGTGGTGCTCGAGGAAGGCATCGCTGAGCCGATCCTGATCGGCCGCCCACACGTCATCGAGGTCAGGCTGAAGCGCTACGGGCTGCGCATCAAGCCGGGCGTCGATTTCGGCCTGATCAACCCTGAGGACGATCCGCGCTATCGGCACTATGTCGACCTTTTGATCGAACTCGCCGGCCGGCGCGGGGTGACGACGGAGGCGGCGCGCACCATGGTGCGCACCGACAACACGGTGATTGCGGCGCTGGCGCTCAAGCGTGGCGACGCCGATGCCATGGTCTGCGGCCTCGAAGGCCGCTTCGAGCGGCATCTGCGCAACGTGACGCTGATCATCGGGCCGCGCGCGGGCATCAAGGACTATGACTTGTCGACGCTTTCGATGCTGATCTCGCAACGCGGAATCATCTTCCTCACTGACACGCACGTCTCCGTCGACCCGACGGCCGAGGAGATCGCCGAGATGACCGTGCTGGCGGCCGAGGAAATCCAGCGCTTCGGCATCGAGCCGAAGGCAGCCCTTCTGTCGCATTCGGATTTCGGTTCGCGCGATTCACCAAGCGCGTTGAAGATGCGCCAGGCGGCGGCGATCCTGGCGCGCATCGCGCCGGAGTTGCAGTGCGACGGTGAAATGCATGCCGATTCCGCTTTGTCCGAGCATTTGCGCCAGCGCGTCTATCCACATTCGCGGCTGAAGGGCGAAGCCAATCTGCTGGTGTTCCCGAACCTCGATTCGGCCAACATCACGCTGACGGCCCTGCGCGCCATGATGGATGCGCTGCATGTCGGCCCGATCCTGCTCGGCACCGACAAGCCGGCGCACATACTGACGCCCTCGGTCACGTCGCGCGGCGTGGTCAACATGACGGCGCTCGCAGTGGTCGAGGCCGCGCACAAGGCGCAGGCCATCGCCAATCTGGACTAGGCCGAAGCCGCCAGCAGGCTCGACCTGGTCTTCCAGGCCAGTGCTCTCATATGCCGGCAACAACTCGTTGCAAACCGGGGTGTTGCGGACCGGCAACTTGCGATTGCGGAAATTCGGCGTTGGCCGGAAGCGGATTTCGCGGGGGAAGCCGACCTGATATGGTTGCGCATCTGATTTGACGGCGAGGACGTCATGAAGGGCCTCTTGCTCGCGTCCGCATTGCTGTCGCTGATCGGCGGACAAGCTCTGGCCGCGGATGCCATCAGTGCCGAGCCCGCAACCGCCCATGACTGGTCAGGCGTCTATGTCGGCGGGCAGATCGGCTATGGTTTCGGCAAGACCGACGCGACTTACAATTTGCCCAACACCCCGACAATCCGAGGCTCGCAGGATTACGATACCGACGGTTTCCTGGGCGGCGTGCAGATCGGCTACAACTACCAGATCAACTCCGCCGTTCTCGGCGTCGAGGCCGATGTTTCCGGAGCCGACATCAAGGGGCACTCCGACGAGATCACCTCCGGCCTGGGCGACCGTTACGATACCAAGGTGGACTGGTTTGGAACGCTGCGCGCCAGGGCAGGCTATGCATTCGATCGCACGCTGATCTACGGCACTGGCGGGCTGGCGTTCGGAAGCGTCGAGAACCGGTATGTTGACGGTCCGTTTGACACCTTTTCCGAGAAGAACACCAAGGTTGGCTGGACCATCGGCGCCGGACTGGAGCAAGCGATCACGGACCATTGGTCGGCAAAATTCGAATATCAATATGTCGACCTGCGGGACCAGACCATCGACTATGCCCCGAACTCCAACACCACGTTCGACAACACGTTCAACGCGGTCAAGATCGGTATGAACTACAAGTTCTGACAATCGGTGGAGTGATCTGCCGTGCCTTGTCGCTTCCGGCTGATTGAACCCGCACGCCGCCGCGATCCAAGGCTTTCGGCCGAGTACCGGACCGCATCCGAAATAGACGATTAACCGGCAACGGGGTAGTTTGGCGAGCACAAGCCAGCGGGATTGAGGCGGATGACAAGCGGAGGGTTGAAGCGGGCGCATGCTGCCATGCTGCTTGGCCTGCTGCTGTCCGGCGCCACCATCACCGAACCACAGGCGGCGTCGCGGGTTTGCCGTCAGTTGGAGGCCGATCTTGCTGCGGCTTCGCGTGGCGGCGGTGGTGGTCCGGCAATGATCCGCAAATACGATGCCGCGATCGATCGGCAGCGCGAACAAATCTCCAAGGCCCGCGACCAAGCGGACAGTGCCGGTTGCGGGTTTTCGCTGTTTTCCCGCAACATCAATCGATGCGCCGGGCTCAACGCCACCATCGACCGCATGAACGCCAATCTCGACAGTCTCCAGGCTAAGCGTGCCCAACTCGCCGGTGGCGGCGGCTCGCGTCGCGACCGTGGCCGCATCCTGGCCGCGCTTGACGCCAATGGCTGCCGCGACGACACGGTTGCGCCGCGCCGTGCGCCGCTGCAGGAAGCCGACCGTGGAGAACAAGACGGCAAGGCCGACCTGTTCGACCAGCTTTTCGGCAATCAGCAGAGCGATACGCTTGACCAGCCGGACGATCCCAGCGAGGAACGCAATGTCCGCGGCGTCCTGAACCTGCCCGGCATTCCGGACGTTCCGGGCACCGGCGGCGAGTTCCACACCACATGCGTGCGCACCTGCGACGGTTATTTCTTCCCGATGTCGAATGCCGCCTCGGTCGGCGACTTCGAGCGCGACCAGAAGAATTGCGAATCGAGCTGCCCCGGCACCGAGATGCAGGTCTTCTATTCGCGCGGCATGGATGACGATTCGGCTTCGATGACGTCATCGGTCACCGGCAGGCCCTACAGCGAGTTGCCGACCGCCTATCTCTACAAGCAGTCCAACATGTCGCGGCCGCCGGCCTGCGGCTGCAATGCCGCGCAGAATTTTCAGATCATCGGCGGCAACCCTCCGCCTCCGCAACAGTCGCTGCCGGAAACGGAGGCGGCACCGTTGGTTCCCGTGCCGGCCTCCAAGCCCGATCCGGGCGCCGACCCGGAGACCCTGGCCAACAGGGAGGGCGGGCTCGACCGCGAGGCTGTCAAACGGCTTTCCGCCAAGCCGGTGACGTCGCCCGTATCCGCACTACCGCCGGAGCAGCGCAAGGTCAGGGTCGTCGGGCCAACGTTCCTTCCCGACCCATCAGCGGCAATAAATCTGCAAGCTCCGGCCCCGAAGGCAGTCCAGTAAGGGCAAGCCTCAGCGGCATGAACAGCCCCTTGCCCTTGCGCCCGGTCGCTTCCCTGATCTTGCCGGTCCAGTCCTTCCAGACGGTTCCGTTCCAGGGCTCTTCGGGCAAGACTTCGAAAGCCTGTCCGAGGAAGTCACGATCGTCGTCGGAGAACTCCGGTCTGTCCTGCGGCCCCTCGCGCAGGATGCGCCACCAGCCCACCGCATCGGCGAGCCGGTCGAGATTGCCGCGCACCGCCAGCCAGAACGGCTCGGCCTGTTCGCCCGAGATGCCCAGCACCATCAGCCTGTCGCGCGCCTCGTCGAACGGCATGTGGTGCATCAGCACGCGGTTGAGCACGAACAGTTCGTCCGGATCGAACTTGGCCGATGATTTCGAGGTCGCGGCCGGGTCGAAATGGCCGGCAAGTTCGGTGAGATCATGCGCGGCCGCGACATTCTCCGAAGTGCCGACCAGCACGGCGAGCGACGCGACGGCCATCGGCTCGATGCCATCCTCGCGCAGGCTTTCGATGGAGAGTGCCCCGGTGCGCTTCGAGAGCCCCTCGCCTGACACGGTGGTCAAGAGATTGTGGTGGCCGAAGACAGGCGGCTCGGTGCCCAGCGCCTTGAACAAGGCGATCTGCACGCCGGTGTTGGTGACATGGTCGTCACCCCTGATGACGTGGCTGACGCCCATCTCGATGTCGTCGACGACGGATGGCAGCGTGTAGAGATAGGTGCCGTCCTCGCGCACCAGCACTGGGTCGGAGAGCGAAGCGAGATCGACCGTTTCCTCGCCACGCACCAGGTCTTTCCAATGAACCTCGGTGCGTTCGGGCTGCAGCGGATCGCCGGTGAAATTGGGAAGCAGGAAGCGCCAGTGCGGCCGGCGGCCATCGGCCTGGTATTCGGCTACCTGCTCATGTGTCAGCGCCAAGGCCTCGCGGCCATAGACCGGCGGCAGGCCGCGCGTACGGCGCACCTTGCGCCTCAGATCGAGTTCTTCCGGCGTTTCGTAGCAGGCGTAGAGAACGCCAGCCGCCTTCAGCCGCTCGACCGCCGCGTCATAGACCTCGAAGCGCCGCGACTGATATTCGGTGGCATCCGGGAAAATGCCCAGCCAATGTAGGTCGTAGAGGATGGCGTCGGCGAATTCCTGCTTCGAGCGGCCAATGTCGGTGTCGTCGAAGCGCTGGATGAAGCGGCCCTTGTTGTTGAGCGCAAACAGCCAGTTGAACAGAGCGGTGCGCGCATTGCCGATATGGATGCGGCCGGTCGGCGACGGGGCGAAACGAACGGTAACTGTCATGAGCGGGGCGTACCGGATGCCTTTGTGATTGACAAGATGCGCCCCCGCACTGGTCGGCACACATAGAACATGATGCGCGCGATGAAAAGACTAGCGCCCTGCGAGACGCATGGCCCTTATCCGATCAGAACAGCTGGTTGAAAGCGATCAGCGGCCGAAATCATCTGAACTGAGGCGGGTCCAGCGATCGCCCATCAACCCACCGATGAAGATGTCGCCAGAACGGACCGCTTGCGCGACCTCGGGGATGCGCGAGCGCACCATCGTCCCCCCGGCATAGCGGAAGAAAACATTCTTGTAGCTGAAGAGCTGCGGCATGAACCTGTTCTGCGTCTGCCCGATAATGCCCGCACAGCCCATATTCCATGCCTCCTCGATCAGGCTATCAAGCGTCGCGCCCCAGTGAGGCCCAGAGGACTGGATCTGCAACAGGTTCGCGATGCCGCCGGCCTGACCGTAGAAAGCGTAGCAACCAAGCATTTTACCGGCTTCGTCGTAGGTTCCACTAAAGTGAAGGGGGCCGTCGGCCCGTTTCTCGGCCGCCAGCGCGAGCAGCCGCAGCAGCTCATCATCCTGCCAGCGCGGCCGCAGCGCGTAATCGGACACAATCGTCGGCAGCCGCTCCGCAAATTGCGCGGCGTCCATCGGCTGCCGATGGACGCGATGTGACGAGGAATGCTGGACGGTCGGTTCGAACCTTTTTCTCGTAAAAGGATCGAATGCCCTGGCGCAGGGATCGAGTACGAAGCGAGACAGGCCCGGCCATCTGCCGCGAACCACGGCGGACGCCACCGCGGCCGGGCGGAAAATGCGGGTCCATCCCAGGCAATGGGTTGGCAGGAGCTGGTATTTCATCGGGCGCGCGAATGCCAGGGATACACGGTTGGCCGAATCGGTCAGGTGCAGATCGAATTCGCCTTGATGCACGGCACGCAGCAATTGCGGTCCGGCCGAACCGTGATCGGTGCCGGTGTCGGCCATGAGCGGACCGATGATCGCGGCATTCAGCACCGCTCCGTTGAGCTCGTAGCAGGCTTTCAGGACACCGAGGAAGCCACCCAGATCGCCCTGCGGGTTGATCTGGACAAGAGCGCTGCTCGCGCCGGACTGGTCGGTAGGGGCGAGATAGATCTTCCTCATATACTCGGCCACCTCAGCGATCGCCCGATCGAGGAGGTGACGTCGCCGACGGCGAAACTTGGTCAGGAAGAGTGCGGCGACCCGCTCGAGATCTTCGGCGGCGAGTGGCCGAACCGTGCCGTGCTGAGTTGCCAGCACGGACGGCGCAGCCAGCTTTTCCATTCCGGTATCTTCGGAAGCAAGATGCATCGTGAAGTCGAAGTCCTGCGCTGGCCAGTCTGATCCCAAGGGTACGAGCCTACTATCCCTGGATTGCCTTTGCGTAAACATACAACAACCAGTGGTAGAAAAGGCGTGTTGTAGTCCGGCATCGTAAAAAACGTCTAAACCGTGGGGATGCCACATGCCGCGCAGGTCAGTCCAGCTGACAGCGCCTGAGGGAGATGGCCTCCGGCCGATGCCGGAGGCCATCTCAGGTCAGATGACCAGTCCCTTGGTCAGTTCGAGCGCCTGACGCTCGAACAGGCGGCGGTAGATGCCGCCCTTCAGCCGGATCAGCTCGTCGTGCGAGCCTTCCTCGACAATGTTGCCGCGATCGAAGACCAGCAGCCTGTCGAGCGCCCGCACCGTCGACAACCGGTGCGCGATGACCAGCGTGGTGCGGCCGACCATCAGCCGCTCCATCGCCTGCTGGATCAGCACCTCCGATTCCGAATCGAGGCTCGATGTCGCCTCGTCCAGAATCAGGATGCGTGCATCGGCCAGGAAAGCGCGCGCGATCGCCACACGCTGCCGCTCGCCCCCCGACAGTTTGACGCCGCGTTCGCCGACCAACGTGCCATAGCCTTTCGGCAGGCTGGAGATGAAATCATGCGCGCTCGCCAGCCTAGCGGCATGCTCGATCTCTTCCTGCGTCGCGCTCGGCCTGGCATAGGCGATGTTTTCGGCCAGCGAGCGATGGAACAGGATCGGCTCCTGCTGGACGATCGCGATCTGCCCGCGCAGCGACGCCTGCGCCACTTGAGAGATATCCTGGCCGTCGACCAGGATCCTGCCCGCATTGACGTCATAGAGCCGCTGGATCAGCTTGACGAAGGTCGTCTTGCCCGAACCGGAGTGACCGACGAGTCCGACGCGTTCACCCGGCGCGATATCGACCGAAAAGTCGCGATAGAGCGGCGACCGGTGATTGCCGTAGTGAAAGGTGACCCTGTCGAAGCTGATCGACCCTTGCGTGATCCGGATCGGCCTGGCGCCGGGCCGGTCCTCGATGCCGAGCGGTTCGGACTGGAAATCGACCAGTTCCTCCATGTCGTTGATCGAACGCTGCAGATTGCGGATATGCGTGCCGATATCCCTGAGATAGCCCTGCAGC comes from Mesorhizobium japonicum MAFF 303099 and encodes:
- a CDS encoding DUF2865 domain-containing protein yields the protein MTSGGLKRAHAAMLLGLLLSGATITEPQAASRVCRQLEADLAAASRGGGGGPAMIRKYDAAIDRQREQISKARDQADSAGCGFSLFSRNINRCAGLNATIDRMNANLDSLQAKRAQLAGGGGSRRDRGRILAALDANGCRDDTVAPRRAPLQEADRGEQDGKADLFDQLFGNQQSDTLDQPDDPSEERNVRGVLNLPGIPDVPGTGGEFHTTCVRTCDGYFFPMSNAASVGDFERDQKNCESSCPGTEMQVFYSRGMDDDSASMTSSVTGRPYSELPTAYLYKQSNMSRPPACGCNAAQNFQIIGGNPPPPQQSLPETEAAPLVPVPASKPDPGADPETLANREGGLDREAVKRLSAKPVTSPVSALPPEQRKVRVVGPTFLPDPSAAINLQAPAPKAVQ
- a CDS encoding glutamate--tRNA ligase, whose amino-acid sequence is MTVTVRFAPSPTGRIHIGNARTALFNWLFALNNKGRFIQRFDDTDIGRSKQEFADAILYDLHWLGIFPDATEYQSRRFEVYDAAVERLKAAGVLYACYETPEELDLRRKVRRTRGLPPVYGREALALTHEQVAEYQADGRRPHWRFLLPNFTGDPLQPERTEVHWKDLVRGEETVDLASLSDPVLVREDGTYLYTLPSVVDDIEMGVSHVIRGDDHVTNTGVQIALFKALGTEPPVFGHHNLLTTVSGEGLSKRTGALSIESLREDGIEPMAVASLAVLVGTSENVAAAHDLTELAGHFDPAATSKSSAKFDPDELFVLNRVLMHHMPFDEARDRLMVLGISGEQAEPFWLAVRGNLDRLADAVGWWRILREGPQDRPEFSDDDRDFLGQAFEVLPEEPWNGTVWKDWTGKIREATGRKGKGLFMPLRLALTGLPSGPELADLLPLMGREGTLARRP